A stretch of the Vigna radiata var. radiata cultivar VC1973A chromosome 7, Vradiata_ver6, whole genome shotgun sequence genome encodes the following:
- the LOC106766431 gene encoding uncharacterized protein LOC106766431, whose amino-acid sequence MHVGMNITLTKPFIIRYFLLSLILSLPFFLFLFLHLLSPPQQYHHHATTYNNNLRIRPGYSSYDAYIQRQLNKTLNPRLRKIWTTRDWNRKIPVFARFFEDLKGKKLLHTGSKALCVGARVGQEVEALRRVGVSDSLGMDLVPYPPLVVQGDFHDQPFENGTFDFEFSNVFDHALYPERFVAEIERTLKPNGVCVLHVALARRADKYSANDLYSVEPLVVLFKRSVLVHVRGVNGFGLDTEVAFRKNTR is encoded by the coding sequence ATGCATGTTGGAATGAACATCACACTAACAAAACCATTCATCATAAGATACTTTCTCCTTTCTCTCATCCTCTCCCTCCcattcttcctcttcctcttcctccacctcctctCTCCGCCACAACAATACCACCATCACGCCACCACCTACAATAACAACCTCAGAATCCGACCCGGTTACTCTTCCTACGACGCCTACATCCAGCGCCAACTGAACAAAACCCTCAACCCGCGCCTCCGCAAAATATGGACCACGCGCGACTGGAACCGCAAGATCCCGGTTTTTGCGCGCTTCTTCGAGGACCTCAAGGGAAAGAAGCTTCTCCACACGGGGTCCAAGGCGCTTTGCGTAGGCGCGCGCGTGGGGCAAGAAGTCGAGGCGCTGAGGCGCGTTGGCGTTTCGGACTCCCTGGGAATGGACCTCGTTCCGTACCCTCCCCTGGTGGTTCAGGGGGACTTTCACGACCAACCGTTTGAAAACGGCACGTTCGACTTCGAATTCTCGAACGTCTTCGACCACGCGCTCTACCCGGAACGCTTCGTGGCCGAGATCGAACGCACGTTGAAGCCCAACGGCGTATGCGTGTTGCACGTGGCGCTGGCGCGACGCGCTGATAAGTACTCTGCTAACGACCTATACAGCGTGGAGCCCCTCGTCGTGCTGTTCAAACGCTCCGTTTTGGTTCACGTTCGTGGCGTTAATGGTTTTGGTTTGGACACAGAGGTTGCCTTTCGTAAGAACACTCGTTAG
- the LOC106767620 gene encoding actin-related protein 3, which produces MDPSTSRPAVVIDNGSGYTKMGFAGNVEPCFIVPTVVAVNESFLNQSRGSSKGNWVAQHNAGVMADLDFFIGDEALSKSRSSSTYSLSYPIRHGQVENWDAMERFWQQCIFNYLRCDPEDHYFLLTESPLTAPESREYTGEIMFETFNVPGLYIAVNSVLALAAGYTTSKCEMTGVVVDVGDGATHVVPVADGYVIGSSIKSIPVAGKDVTLFVQQLMRERGEKVPPEDSFEVARKVKEMYCYTCSDIVKEFNKHDKEPGKYIKHWRGIKPKTGAPYSCDIGYERFLGPEIFFNPEIYGSDFTTPLPVVIDKCIQSAPIDTRRSLYKNIVLSGGSTMFKDFHRRLQRDLKKIVDARVLSSEARLNGEIRSQPVEVNVLSHPIQRFAVWFGGSVLASTPEFFTACHTKAEYEEYGASICRTNPVFKGMY; this is translated from the exons ATGGACCCCTCTACTTCTCGACCAGCTGTAGTCATCGATAATGGCTCCGG gtaTACGAAGATGGGGTTTGCTGGTAACGTTGAACCGTGTTTTATTGTTCCGACAGTGGTTGCAGTTAATGAGTCGTTTCTGAATCAATCGAGGGGTTCTTCTAAAGGCAATTGGGTGGCCCAGCACAATGCTGGGGTTATGGCAGATCTTGATTTTTTCATAGGGGATGAGGCACTTTCCAAGTCTCGATCTAGCAGCACTTACAGTCTCAGCTACCCGATTCGGCATGGCCAGGTTGAGAACTGGGATGCCATGGAACGCTTCTGGCAGCAGTGCATATTCAACTATTTGAGGTGTGATCCGGAGGATCATTATTTCCTCTTGACCGAGAGTCCATTGACCGCTCCTGAGAGCCGCGAGTATACTGGAGAAATCATGTTTGAGACTTTTAACGTGCCTGGACTTTATATTGCTGTGAATTCTGTGCTTGCTCTTGCAGCCGGGTACACAACATCTAAG TGTGAGATGACAGGAGTTGTAGTGGATGTTGGAGATGGGGCAACTCATGTGGTACCTGTTGCAGATGGCTACGTTATAGGTAGCAGTATCAAATCGATTCCTGTTGCTGGAAAGGATGTTACACTTTTTGTTCAGCAGCTTATGCGG GAAAGAGGAGAGAAAGTACCACCGGAAGACTCTTTTGAAGTTGCACGGAAAGTAAAGGAAATGTATTGCTACACCTGCTCTGACATTGTGAAG GAGTTCAATAAGCATGATAAAGAACCAGGCAAGTACATCAAGCATTGGAGAGGTATTAAACCGAAGACAGGGGCACCATATTCATGTGATATTGGCTATGAACGATTTCTTGGTCCCGAG ATTTTCTTCAATCCTGAGATATATGGCAGTGACTTCACGACCCCTTTGCCAGTTGTAATAGACAAGTGCATTCAGTCTGCACCAATTGACACAAGGAGATCCTTATATAAG aaTATAGTTCTGTCTGGGGGTTCAACCATGTTCAAGGATTTTCACAGGAGGTTGCAACGCgatcttaaaaaaatagtggATGCTCGTGTCCTTTCATCTGAAGCACGCTTAAACGGGGAGATAAGA TCACAGCCAGTGGAGGTAAATGTACTCAGCCATCCAATCCAGAGATTTGCAGTTTGGTTTGGAGGATCAGTACTTGCATCAACACCTGAATTTTTTACG GCTTGTCATACGAAGGCAGAATATGAGGAGTACGGAGCAAGCATTTGCCGTACAAATCCCGTTTTCAAGGGAATGTATTAA